A single region of the Sorghum bicolor cultivar BTx623 chromosome 9, Sorghum_bicolor_NCBIv3, whole genome shotgun sequence genome encodes:
- the LOC8075974 gene encoding uncharacterized protein LOC8075974, translating to MPHVPQSPQPSTARAEPKRDETPHVPHSPKPSTARAESEHDETPHVPPKPQHSPARPEQGHDEMAQTFQQAPPTHEELLPLVCEAREKIPIMIRSTGSKSFVDMNVSGMYKWYAHDQFKPENQGPNKFAYRMPTDTSDYTTITKYPDVETIKWSKDCPKEYVKGKRFLPNRVLCKMPYGMRRFHDWYYLHVSRTELNVLEAVIPARTFGGPASGIAFDFSDIQSCFHLSSMSMNLIRTWCLMQANFMKSTRSTKAGYVDPMPIAQINFNYPSRWELDAPQLAAGGTLAEKEKIRAAKIREESLKVAAWLAVCLKNLQHFETIWIPYHFNNHWIVIGLDVGMNMAWICDSADFDPHTYKDFMSILITAFRAYVKNHKGRHDPGLGSHLRFKSLCSVSAT from the exons ATGCCACATGTGCCTCAGAGTCCGCAACCTTCTACAGCTCGTGCCGAGCCAAAGCGTGACGagacaccacatgtgcctcatagCCCAAAACCTTCTACAGCTCGTGCCGAGTCAGAGCATGACGagacaccacatgtgcctcctAAGCCACAACATTCTCCAGCTCGCCCCGAGCAAGGCCATGATGAGATGGCACAGACTTTTCAACAAGCACCGCCGACACATGAAGAACTACTCCCTCTAGTATGTGAAGCTCGTGAAAAGATCCCCATCATGATAAGGTCGACAGGGTCAAAATCTTTTGTGGATATGAATGTCTCGGGTATGtacaagtggtatgctcatgacCAGTTCAAGCCTGAGAACCAAGGCCCGAACAAATTTGCCTACAGGATGCCCACTGACACCTCAGACTACACAACGATAACAAAGTATCCAGATGTTGAAACCATCAAGTGGTCAAAGGATTGCCCGAAAGAATATGTAAAAGGCAAACGTTTCCTACCAAACCGGGTCTTGTGTAAGATGCCATATGGAATGAGAAGGTTCCATGATTGGTACTACTTGCATGTTTCACGTACAGAACTGAATGTGTTGGAAGCAGTAATACCTGCTCGCACATTTGGAGGCCCTGCTTCGGGTATTGCCTTTGACTTCAGCGACATCCAATCATGCTTTCACCTTAGTTCAATGTCGATGAATCTGATTCGCACTTGGTGCCT AATGCAAGCAAACTTTATGAAATCTACACGCTCAACGAAAGCCGGGTATGTAGACCCTATGCCTATAGcacaaataaattttaattacccATCGAGATGGGAATTGGATGCGCCACAGCTAGCTGCTGGAGGGACGTTGGCGGAGAAAGAAAAGATCCGTGCGGCCAAAATAAGAGAAGAGTCTCTTAAGGTTGCGGCATGGCTTGCCGTATGTTTAAAGAATCTCCAACACTTCGAAACAATATGgattccataccacttcaa CAATCACTGGATAGTCATAGGTCTCGATGTCGGGATGAACATGGCATGGATTTGTGATTCTGCAGATTTTGACCCTCACACATATAAAGACTTCATGTCAATTCTCATTAC GGCATTCAGGGCCTatgtcaagaatcacaaaggaaGGCATGATCCAGGTCTGGGGAGCCACTTGCGTTTCAAATCTCTATGTTCGGTAAGTGCGACttag
- the LOC8075973 gene encoding uncharacterized protein LOC8075973, with the protein MFLDGNDDDQEDDAEEGQLLSQYADMFEAQMQHDSAKSLALSEKNSLQAKKNIHHPRLGPGGYEGKEEMFRKMEEEAVAAGNTKVMKLKPRTKRWLFARNLEESGSSLKFAKPETEEAVSRIMKYSEDIEKGSFTPSREKDELSLGLGNPEHPGRVRGLGKHKTWKEGFREDVEMYKKHGRNREESLATLVKTLVAKELQEQGLSTERRSQMEPPRDLVLVGSPPNVQSSQGSNAASASVDHIRVPTRCILLIPIGRGQEMAEVATGLAHPPIPGDIWHHKPVSADYSKVEVHTVNPEYAKHKIEHPTSEGIRELGLLMKQFILWYKKDIVLNVSSPTPSDVHLERVHLEDGAVYSPSHEDHLMHERVPASPTAGEQGGSQGMMRRHMSLK; encoded by the coding sequence AATCTTTGGCCTTAAGTGAAAAGAACAGCTTGCAGGCGAAGAAGAACATCCACCAccctcgtctaggccccggtggCTACGAGGGCAAGGAAGAGATGTTTAGAAAGATGGAAGAGGAGGCCGTAGCTGCTGGGAATACAAAAGTAATGAAATTGAAGCCACGCACCAAGCGTTGGCTCTTTGCCAGGAATCTTGAAGAATCAGGCAGCAGTCTGAAATTTGCCAAgccagagaccgaggaggcagTGTCAAGGATAATGAAATATTCTGAAGACATCGAGAAGGGCTCATTCACTCCTTCTAGAGAGAAGGACGAGCTTAGCCTTGGCTTGGGAAACCCCGAGCACCCAGGCCGTGTCAGGGGGTTAGGGAAACATAAGACCTGGAAGGAAGGATTTCGAGAGGATGTGGAGATGTACAAGAAACATGGTAGAAACCGGGAGGAGAGTCTTGCCACCCTAGTGAAGACCCTAGTTGCCAAGGAACTACAGGAGCAAGGACTGTCTACTGAGCGACGGTCACAAATGGAGCCGCCTAGGGATTTGGTTCTAGTTGGTAGCCCTCCAAATGTTCAAAGCAGCCAAGGTTCCAATGCAGCCTCCGCCTCAGTCGATCACATACGGGTGCCAACTCGTTGCATCCTGTTGATTCCCATCGGTAGGGGACAGGAGATGGCTGAGGTGGCAACGGGTCTGGCACATCCTCCAATTCCAGGCGACATCTGGCACCATAAACCGGTCTCGGCCGACTATAGTAAGGTTGAGGTGCATACCGTGAATCCCGAGTACGCGAAGCATAAGATTGAACACCCAACTAGCGAGGGGATTCGTGAGCTTGGACTACTCATGAAACAGTTCATCCTATGGTACAAAAAGGATATTGTGTTGAATGTTTCCTCGCCAACTCCAAGTGATGTACACCTGGAGAGAGTCCACCTTGAGGATGGAGCGGTGTATTCACCGTCTCATGAGGACCACTTGATGCATGAGAGGGTACCGGCTTCTCCAACCGCTGGTGAGCAAGGGGGGAGCCAGGGCATGATGAGACGCCACATGAGCCTCAAATAG